One Angustibacter luteus genomic window carries:
- a CDS encoding DUF1800 domain-containing protein encodes MTDDVVLELDQNPVGRRALLLAVAGAGAAASAVGTLATAAPAQAAPPTTGSYYVNRTQATLLAQRTTGGATPALVASITRLGAAKWLDYQLNPARLNDATFERIATRFAKQSMPIWQVRSLLEEGGLKGWEHKFQIQCEHVARLCWSSRQLQAVMTDFWTNHLNVAVMSDGVDESRAHYQYTIRTKALGKYSDLLLAASQHPAMLTFLDNRSSRKAHPNENQGRELLELHTLGVGNYTETDVLNSTRVLTGLSVENESGEFEYKPWYHWTGAVKVLGWKSVNNSRPAGLAVARSMLTYLAHHPATARRVCTKLAQYFVAETPPPALVSRMVTTYLKNDTAIAPVLRMMFLSAEFRASWGAVTRRPLEATVANVRSLGLGIDATGYEGVKALVYAMGEAGQSPMNWPTPDGYPLASAAWGSTSATLERWNFTRSLTAGWWPTTLTRPNLLTFVHPAALPTTHGPLVDAVATKLFGRTLAAADRTAVLTFLGVTATSPLRADSAAVTWRLAEWVSLLLDSPYQLYR; translated from the coding sequence GTGACCGACGACGTCGTGCTCGAGCTTGACCAGAACCCGGTGGGCCGGCGTGCCCTGCTGCTCGCGGTCGCCGGTGCCGGCGCCGCGGCGAGCGCGGTCGGCACCCTAGCCACCGCCGCACCGGCCCAGGCCGCGCCGCCGACCACCGGTAGCTACTACGTGAACCGGACCCAGGCCACCCTGCTCGCCCAGCGGACCACCGGGGGTGCGACACCAGCCCTGGTCGCGTCGATCACCCGGCTGGGCGCCGCGAAGTGGCTCGACTACCAGCTCAACCCCGCGCGGCTCAACGACGCCACGTTCGAGCGCATCGCGACCCGGTTCGCCAAGCAGTCCATGCCGATCTGGCAGGTCCGCAGCCTGCTGGAGGAGGGCGGCCTCAAGGGCTGGGAGCACAAGTTCCAGATCCAGTGCGAGCACGTGGCCCGGCTGTGCTGGTCCTCGCGCCAGCTGCAGGCGGTGATGACGGACTTCTGGACCAACCACCTCAACGTGGCCGTCATGTCCGACGGGGTCGACGAGTCCCGGGCCCACTACCAGTACACGATCCGCACCAAGGCCCTCGGCAAGTACTCCGACCTGCTGCTGGCGGCGAGCCAGCACCCCGCCATGCTCACGTTCTTGGACAACCGGTCCAGCCGGAAGGCGCACCCCAACGAGAACCAGGGCCGTGAGCTGCTCGAGTTGCACACGCTCGGCGTCGGGAACTACACCGAGACCGACGTCCTGAACAGCACCCGGGTGCTCACCGGGCTCAGCGTGGAGAACGAGTCCGGCGAGTTCGAGTACAAGCCCTGGTACCACTGGACCGGGGCGGTCAAGGTCCTCGGCTGGAAGAGCGTGAACAACAGCCGCCCGGCCGGGCTGGCCGTGGCCCGGTCGATGCTCACCTACCTCGCGCACCACCCGGCGACCGCGCGCCGGGTGTGCACGAAGCTGGCCCAGTACTTCGTCGCCGAGACCCCGCCGCCGGCGCTGGTCTCACGCATGGTGACCACCTACCTCAAGAACGACACGGCCATCGCCCCGGTGCTGCGGATGATGTTCCTGTCCGCGGAGTTCCGGGCCAGCTGGGGCGCGGTCACCCGGCGCCCGCTGGAGGCCACCGTCGCCAACGTGCGCAGCCTCGGTCTCGGCATCGACGCCACCGGCTACGAGGGCGTGAAGGCGCTGGTCTACGCGATGGGCGAGGCCGGGCAGTCGCCGATGAACTGGCCGACGCCGGACGGCTATCCGCTGGCCTCGGCCGCCTGGGGCTCGACCTCGGCAACGCTCGAGCGCTGGAACTTCACCAGGTCGCTGACCGCCGGCTGGTGGCCGACGACCCTGACGCGGCCGAACCTGCTGACCTTCGTGCACCCGGCGGCGCTGCCCACGACCCACGGCCCCCTGGTGGACGCCGTGGCCACGAAGCTGTTCGGCCGGACGCTGGCCGCCGCGGACCGCACGGCCGTGCTCACCTTCCTCGGGGTCACCGCGACCAGCCCGCTGCGGGCGGACTCCGCCGCCGTCACCTGGCGCCTGGCCGAGTGGGTCAGCCTGCTCCTCGACTCCCCGTACCAGCTCTACCGATGA
- a CDS encoding DUF1501 domain-containing protein, whose translation MNQSELPSTDCSGCEEGRRAHRLSRRSLLTGVLGVGAALAVSEHLTVRYADASTSAGTDVLLVMFLRGGFDGLSAVVPVGDPDYYKARPSIAVPQASTIALDSRFGLHPALSALKPFWDNGTFGVVHAAGMTSPNRSHFSAMEEIERAAAGSSIRTGWLDRTLGLHPEPVAQAPFRATTIGGRSPRSLAGPNPEVSMRSIADFALSGASSSADRARWSAALTQLHASATPTVGDPARSTVAGLASAADLANDGYQPANGASYPNSDLGKAFKDAAHLIKSPQAVAVLTIDEGDWDMHAGLGTVGKGWMHDKLADLGGSLAAFGTDLGDDLARVTLVTMSEFGRRTSENASNGVDHGWGNAMLMFGGGVQGGQVHGTWPGLSADNLVQGDLRATTDYRAVLADVLVNRCGATLDEARTVFPGWTGTPLGTTKPAG comes from the coding sequence ATGAACCAGTCCGAACTGCCGAGCACCGACTGCAGCGGCTGCGAGGAGGGCCGTCGAGCGCACCGGCTCTCGCGCCGCAGCCTGCTCACCGGCGTGCTCGGGGTGGGCGCGGCACTGGCTGTCTCGGAGCACCTCACCGTGCGCTACGCCGACGCGTCCACGTCGGCCGGCACCGACGTGCTGCTGGTGATGTTCCTGCGCGGCGGCTTCGACGGGCTGAGTGCTGTCGTGCCGGTCGGTGACCCGGACTACTACAAGGCCCGGCCGAGCATCGCCGTCCCGCAGGCCAGCACCATCGCCCTGGACTCGCGGTTCGGGCTGCACCCCGCGCTGTCCGCACTGAAGCCGTTCTGGGACAACGGGACCTTCGGGGTGGTGCACGCCGCGGGGATGACCAGCCCCAACCGATCGCACTTCTCGGCCATGGAGGAGATCGAGCGTGCCGCAGCCGGTTCGAGCATCCGCACGGGGTGGCTGGACCGCACGCTCGGCCTGCATCCGGAGCCGGTCGCCCAGGCCCCGTTCCGGGCCACCACCATCGGGGGCCGCTCACCCCGCTCGCTGGCCGGCCCGAACCCCGAGGTGAGCATGCGCTCGATCGCGGACTTCGCCCTGAGCGGTGCCTCCAGCAGCGCCGACCGGGCGCGGTGGAGCGCCGCGCTGACCCAGCTGCACGCCTCCGCCACCCCGACGGTCGGGGACCCGGCCCGATCGACGGTCGCCGGCCTGGCCAGCGCCGCCGACCTCGCGAACGACGGCTACCAGCCCGCCAACGGGGCGAGCTACCCGAACAGCGACCTCGGCAAGGCCTTCAAGGACGCGGCCCACCTGATCAAGTCGCCGCAGGCCGTGGCCGTGCTGACCATCGACGAGGGCGACTGGGACATGCACGCCGGCCTGGGCACCGTCGGCAAGGGCTGGATGCACGACAAGCTCGCCGACCTCGGCGGCTCGCTCGCGGCGTTCGGCACCGACCTGGGTGACGACCTCGCGCGGGTCACCCTGGTCACCATGAGCGAGTTCGGTCGGCGCACCAGCGAGAACGCGTCCAACGGCGTGGACCACGGCTGGGGCAACGCGATGCTGATGTTCGGCGGCGGGGTCCAGGGTGGCCAGGTGCACGGCACCTGGCCGGGGTTGTCCGCGGACAACCTGGTGCAGGGTGACCTGCGGGCCACCACGGACTACCGGGCCGTGCTGGCCGACGTCCTGGTGAACCGTTGCGGCGCGACCCTCGACGAGGCGCGGACCGTGTTCCCCGGTTGGACCGGCACGCCGCTCGGCACCACCAAGCCAGCCGGCTGA
- a CDS encoding ROK family transcriptional regulator, whose protein sequence is MTLPSTRSGLRRNLRPTAKVLPEHARSHNRSLVLQSLFHAGPSSRADLSRETGLTRVTISDLVSELMSDGLLSELGAKPGSRVGKPATLVGLRSEANHILAVDLSDEDRLCGAVVDLSGAILERRDVALEGRTGDAAVALVVDLCRDLLALTDRPLLGVGVATPGLVDEDGVVLQAPNLGWTALPLAQVLGNALNLPVHVANDANTAALGEFTFGDAGEHGLMLVRVGKGVGAGLLIEGMLLAGQHLAAGEIGHMTIDERGEQCACGRTGCLETILSAPALRHALEGLDDAAARKVLTRAGRYLGTTIAPIISALDLREVVLSGPAELLGGPLLDTALGVLRRRCMPVVGEDVDLRLPALGEDVVLTGAAVLVLSGQLGVS, encoded by the coding sequence GTGACGCTCCCCAGCACGCGGTCCGGACTGCGCCGGAACCTGCGCCCGACGGCGAAGGTGCTGCCCGAGCACGCCCGCAGTCACAACCGGTCGCTGGTCCTGCAGTCGCTGTTCCACGCCGGGCCGTCCTCGCGGGCCGACCTCAGCCGTGAGACGGGGCTGACCCGGGTCACGATCAGCGACCTGGTCTCCGAGCTCATGTCCGACGGGCTGCTCAGCGAGCTCGGGGCGAAGCCGGGAAGCCGGGTCGGCAAGCCGGCCACCCTCGTGGGGCTGCGCAGCGAGGCGAACCACATCCTGGCCGTCGACCTGTCCGACGAGGATCGGCTCTGCGGAGCGGTGGTGGATCTCAGCGGCGCCATCCTGGAGCGTCGGGACGTGGCCCTGGAGGGCCGTACCGGCGACGCCGCCGTCGCGCTGGTCGTGGACCTGTGCCGCGACCTGCTCGCGCTGACGGACCGTCCCCTGCTCGGGGTCGGCGTCGCCACCCCCGGCCTGGTCGACGAGGACGGCGTCGTCCTGCAGGCACCCAACCTCGGCTGGACGGCGCTGCCGCTCGCACAGGTCCTGGGAAACGCCCTGAACCTGCCCGTGCACGTGGCGAACGACGCGAACACCGCGGCGTTGGGGGAGTTCACCTTCGGGGACGCCGGGGAGCACGGCCTGATGCTGGTCCGGGTCGGCAAGGGTGTCGGCGCCGGCCTGCTCATCGAGGGGATGCTGCTCGCCGGTCAGCACCTGGCGGCCGGCGAGATCGGCCACATGACCATCGACGAGCGCGGCGAGCAGTGCGCCTGCGGGCGCACGGGCTGCCTCGAGACGATCCTGTCCGCCCCCGCCCTGCGGCACGCGCTCGAGGGCCTGGACGACGCGGCCGCGCGCAAGGTGCTGACCCGCGCCGGTCGGTACCTCGGGACGACCATCGCCCCGATCATCAGCGCCCTCGATCTGCGCGAGGTCGTGCTCAGTGGTCCGGCCGAGCTCCTCGGCGGCCCGCTGCTCGACACCGCGCTCGGCGTCCTGCGACGCCGGTGCATGCCCGTGGTCGGCGAGGACGTCGACCTCCGTCTCCCCGCGCTCGGCGAGGACGTCGTCCTCACCGGTGCCGCGGTTCTCGTGTTGTCCGGTCAGCTCGGGGTTTCCTGA
- a CDS encoding pilus assembly protein CpaE: MLTLELARRLQTAGLTWTPCPGDRFAIPDRDMDDDVFVLSDMTVEVHDLPSGRVIGFNGTTEWALDEVAQRDALWIPREDQLRELLGDRFVRLESVGAGFAVVVSAGAGDGTLREVDVDAERAYARALLMVLAD; encoded by the coding sequence ATGCTGACGCTCGAGCTGGCCCGACGCCTGCAAACGGCTGGACTGACCTGGACGCCGTGCCCCGGCGACCGGTTCGCCATCCCGGACCGCGACATGGACGACGACGTGTTCGTCCTCAGCGACATGACGGTGGAGGTGCACGACCTGCCGTCCGGTCGGGTGATCGGGTTCAACGGCACCACCGAGTGGGCGCTGGACGAGGTGGCCCAGCGGGACGCGCTGTGGATCCCGCGCGAGGACCAGCTCCGCGAGCTGCTCGGCGACCGGTTCGTGCGGTTGGAGTCCGTCGGCGCCGGCTTCGCCGTCGTGGTGAGCGCCGGGGCGGGCGACGGGACCCTTCGCGAGGTCGACGTCGACGCCGAGCGCGCCTACGCCCGTGCGCTGCTCATGGTGCTGGCGGACTGA
- a CDS encoding GAF domain-containing protein produces the protein MPGSDVRQSREPWWTRRASGLALTSTAVVAAMATFLVSAQAALTRGQTRTWLLAVGAVLAGIAVLTNLLQQQRFRRQRQTLEQVAVDAEAALTLTINGVFAPITSYLGELVSTSSDADRAHVAGQVSQAVVDAAVTLTAAEARSAFYRLDGDGLGLTRESWGGRSMQPRPRFSGGTPDGDAVLDIVRQGDFVFVDDVAASPMVTPTTGSGYRTVVAVAVTAGPVPLGLLTVDAPGLGDLSEDDVELVRVLANLLGAAQGQL, from the coding sequence GTGCCTGGATCCGACGTTCGCCAGTCGCGCGAGCCCTGGTGGACCAGGCGCGCGAGCGGGCTAGCGCTGACCTCGACCGCGGTGGTCGCGGCCATGGCCACCTTCCTCGTGTCGGCCCAGGCGGCCCTGACCCGCGGGCAGACGCGTACCTGGCTGCTCGCCGTCGGGGCGGTCCTCGCCGGCATCGCCGTCCTGACGAACCTGCTGCAGCAGCAGCGTTTCCGCCGCCAGCGGCAGACCCTCGAGCAGGTCGCCGTGGACGCCGAGGCGGCGCTGACCCTGACGATCAACGGTGTCTTCGCTCCCATCACGAGCTACTTGGGTGAGCTGGTGAGCACCAGCTCGGACGCCGACCGCGCGCACGTTGCCGGCCAGGTGTCCCAGGCCGTCGTCGACGCCGCCGTCACGCTGACGGCCGCGGAGGCGCGCAGCGCGTTCTACCGGCTGGACGGCGACGGGCTGGGCCTGACCCGGGAGAGCTGGGGCGGGCGGTCCATGCAGCCGCGGCCGCGGTTCAGCGGCGGCACGCCCGACGGTGATGCGGTGCTGGACATCGTGCGCCAGGGCGACTTCGTCTTCGTGGACGACGTCGCGGCCAGCCCGATGGTCACCCCGACGACGGGGTCCGGCTACCGCACCGTGGTGGCCGTCGCCGTCACGGCGGGGCCGGTGCCGCTCGGCCTGCTCACGGTGGACGCTCCGGGGCTGGGCGACCTCAGTGAGGACGACGTCGAGCTGGTGCGGGTGCTCGCCAACCTGCTCGGCGCGGCCCAAGGTCAGCTGTGA
- a CDS encoding extracellular solute-binding protein, protein MKHIRSAAVVLAAAVALTACGSSTDSSDDAATAGGKTKVRLWLVGTDTPQAARDYAKATFEKENPKAELVIEQQVWDGLVDKLTTSLSGSDSPDVVEVGNTQAVAFTSAGAFKDISDKKAELGGDDLLSGFVDAGSYDGKLYAAPYYAGSRLVFYRKDLLKKAGLEVPTTLNDYIAAGTKLKAQSTKKPFSGIYFPGQDWRNALPYIWSAGGDLAVQKDGKWQGSLSTPESVAGLKQVQQVMANASGAAKDGNETDPQVPYCANQIGMLSAPGWVKGSILDPKAGCPKAEANLGVFALPGASAGQTAPVFLGGSNIAIAAKSKHQDLAYGLMKVLLSDGYQTEMAKAGLIPAKKSLFPALGTDDVAKAIGQAASNTKSTPAAPGWANVESDKILEDLFVQIAKGGDVQQLATAADAKITAALNR, encoded by the coding sequence GTGAAGCACATCCGGTCTGCCGCAGTCGTTCTGGCTGCGGCGGTGGCCCTGACCGCCTGTGGCAGCTCGACGGACTCGTCCGACGACGCGGCCACCGCGGGAGGCAAGACGAAGGTCCGGCTCTGGCTCGTCGGTACCGACACGCCCCAGGCGGCTCGGGACTACGCCAAGGCCACGTTCGAGAAGGAGAACCCCAAGGCCGAGCTCGTCATCGAGCAGCAGGTCTGGGACGGTCTCGTCGACAAGCTGACCACCTCGCTGTCGGGCAGCGACAGCCCGGACGTCGTCGAGGTCGGCAACACCCAGGCGGTCGCGTTCACGTCGGCCGGCGCCTTCAAGGACATCAGTGACAAGAAGGCCGAGCTCGGCGGCGACGACCTGCTCTCGGGCTTCGTCGACGCGGGCAGCTACGACGGCAAGCTCTACGCCGCGCCCTACTACGCCGGCTCGCGCCTGGTGTTCTACCGCAAGGACCTGCTGAAGAAGGCCGGCCTCGAGGTGCCCACCACGCTGAACGACTACATCGCGGCCGGCACCAAGCTCAAGGCCCAGAGCACGAAGAAGCCGTTCTCGGGCATCTACTTCCCGGGTCAGGACTGGCGCAACGCGCTGCCCTACATCTGGTCCGCGGGCGGCGACCTCGCCGTGCAGAAGGACGGCAAGTGGCAGGGCTCCCTGTCCACGCCGGAGTCCGTGGCCGGCCTCAAGCAGGTCCAGCAGGTCATGGCGAACGCGTCCGGTGCGGCCAAGGACGGCAACGAGACGGACCCGCAGGTTCCTTACTGCGCCAACCAGATCGGCATGCTGTCCGCGCCGGGCTGGGTCAAGGGCTCGATCCTGGACCCGAAGGCCGGCTGCCCCAAGGCCGAGGCGAACCTGGGCGTCTTCGCGCTCCCGGGTGCCAGTGCCGGTCAGACCGCTCCGGTCTTCCTCGGTGGCTCGAACATCGCGATCGCCGCGAAGTCCAAGCACCAGGACCTGGCCTACGGCCTGATGAAGGTGCTGCTGAGCGACGGCTACCAGACCGAGATGGCCAAGGCCGGCCTGATCCCGGCCAAGAAGTCGCTGTTCCCCGCCCTGGGCACGGACGACGTCGCCAAGGCCATCGGCCAGGCCGCCAGCAACACCAAGAGCACCCCGGCCGCTCCGGGCTGGGCGAACGTCGAGTCCGACAAGATCCTCGAGGACCTGTTCGTCCAGATCGCCAAGGGTGGCGACGTGCAGCAGCTGGCGACCGCGGCGGACGCCAAGATCACGGCGGCGCTGAACCGCTGA
- a CDS encoding DEAD/DEAH box helicase, protein MLLTDLVPEAPDADSLYDAFTTWTSEQGIELYPAQDEALIEILSGSHVILSTPTGSGKSLVATGAHFAALATGRRSYYTAPIKALVSEKFFALCQQFGSANVGMVTGDAAVNAGAPIIACTAEVLANLALREGEYANIGQVVMDEFHFYGDPQRGWAWQVPIIELPQVQFVLMSATLGDVTFFAGDLTRRTGLATSVVSGTERPVPLSHSYVLTPLHETLDELLTTRQSPVYVVHFTQAAALERAQALMSTNVATREQKDAIAAHIGAFRFTSGFGKTLSRLVRHGIGVHHAGMLPRYRRLVEQLAQAGLLKVICGTDTLGVGINVPIRTVVLTGLTKYDGHRQRRLNAREFHQIAGRAGRAGYDTSGYVIVEAPEHVIENERALAKAGDDPKKRRKVQRKKAPEGQVTWSQETFERLVEAEPEPLKSRLRITHSLVLNVISRPGDTLSHFRHLLRDNHEAGPQQLRHVRQTVAIYRALLAAGVVEQLAQPDETGRRARLTVDLQVDFALNQPLSTFALAALELLDVEAPTYALDVLSVLEATLDDPRQVLLAQQFQARGEAVAQMKADGIEYEERMDLLEEVTWPKPLAELLEHAFATYSAGHPWVADYELSPKSVVRDMHERALGFGELINLYGLSRSEGLVLRYLADAYKALRRTVPEAMRSEAIVDLTEWLGEIVRQTDSSLLDEWEQLVDPNRPDAPAQVDAAPRPLTANTRAFTVLVRNALFRRVELAALRRWGDLGALDEGAGWDAERWRAALDPYFDDHDDIGTGPDARGPQLLQVEKTSATWRVRQVLDDPAGDHDWSIEADVDLAASDEAGTAVVTLRNVSLS, encoded by the coding sequence ATGCTGCTCACCGACCTGGTTCCCGAGGCGCCCGACGCCGACTCCCTCTACGACGCCTTCACCACCTGGACGTCGGAGCAAGGGATCGAGCTGTACCCGGCGCAGGACGAGGCCCTGATCGAGATCCTCAGCGGCAGCCACGTGATCCTGTCGACCCCGACCGGCTCCGGGAAGTCGCTGGTGGCTACGGGCGCGCACTTCGCGGCGCTGGCCACCGGTCGGCGCAGCTACTACACGGCGCCCATCAAGGCGCTGGTCAGCGAGAAGTTCTTCGCCCTGTGCCAGCAGTTCGGCTCCGCCAACGTGGGCATGGTGACCGGTGACGCAGCCGTCAACGCCGGCGCTCCCATCATCGCCTGCACCGCCGAGGTGCTCGCCAACCTCGCGCTGCGCGAGGGCGAGTACGCGAACATCGGCCAGGTCGTGATGGACGAGTTCCACTTCTACGGCGACCCGCAGCGCGGCTGGGCCTGGCAGGTGCCGATCATCGAGCTCCCGCAGGTGCAGTTCGTGCTCATGTCGGCGACCTTGGGCGACGTCACGTTCTTTGCCGGCGACCTGACCCGCCGGACCGGCCTGGCGACGTCCGTGGTGTCGGGCACCGAGCGCCCGGTCCCACTCAGCCACAGCTACGTCCTGACGCCCCTGCACGAGACCCTGGACGAGCTGCTGACCACCCGGCAGAGCCCGGTCTACGTCGTGCACTTCACCCAGGCTGCCGCGCTGGAGCGGGCGCAGGCGCTGATGAGCACCAACGTGGCGACCCGTGAGCAGAAGGACGCGATCGCCGCGCACATCGGGGCGTTCCGGTTCACCTCCGGCTTCGGCAAGACGCTGTCGCGGCTGGTGCGGCACGGGATCGGGGTTCACCACGCCGGGATGCTGCCGCGGTACCGCCGGCTCGTCGAGCAGCTCGCCCAGGCGGGTCTGCTCAAGGTCATCTGCGGTACGGACACGTTGGGCGTCGGCATCAACGTGCCGATCCGGACGGTGGTCCTGACCGGCCTGACGAAGTACGACGGTCACCGCCAGCGCCGGTTGAACGCCCGCGAGTTCCACCAGATCGCCGGCCGCGCCGGCCGGGCCGGCTACGACACCAGCGGGTACGTGATCGTCGAGGCACCCGAGCACGTCATCGAGAACGAGCGCGCCCTGGCCAAGGCGGGCGACGACCCGAAGAAGCGCCGCAAGGTGCAGCGCAAGAAGGCACCGGAGGGCCAGGTCACCTGGTCGCAGGAGACGTTCGAGCGCCTGGTGGAGGCCGAGCCGGAGCCGCTGAAGAGCCGGCTGCGGATCACGCACTCGTTGGTCCTGAACGTGATCAGCCGCCCGGGGGACACCCTGTCGCACTTCCGGCACCTGCTGCGGGACAACCACGAGGCCGGCCCGCAGCAGCTGCGGCACGTGCGGCAGACCGTGGCGATCTACCGGGCGCTGCTGGCGGCGGGGGTGGTGGAGCAGCTCGCGCAGCCGGACGAGACCGGGCGACGGGCCCGCCTGACCGTCGACCTGCAGGTCGACTTCGCCCTCAACCAGCCGTTGTCCACCTTCGCCCTGGCCGCCTTGGAGCTGCTGGACGTCGAGGCGCCGACGTACGCGCTCGATGTGCTCTCGGTGCTGGAGGCGACGCTGGACGACCCGCGGCAGGTCCTGCTCGCGCAGCAGTTCCAGGCTCGCGGCGAGGCCGTCGCCCAGATGAAGGCCGACGGCATCGAGTACGAGGAGCGGATGGACCTCCTGGAGGAGGTCACCTGGCCCAAGCCGCTCGCCGAGCTCCTGGAGCACGCGTTCGCGACGTACAGCGCCGGGCACCCGTGGGTCGCGGACTACGAGCTGTCCCCGAAGTCCGTCGTCCGGGACATGCACGAGCGCGCCCTCGGCTTCGGCGAGCTGATCAACCTCTACGGCCTGTCCCGGTCCGAGGGGCTGGTGCTGCGCTACCTGGCCGACGCCTACAAGGCGTTGCGCCGCACCGTGCCCGAGGCCATGCGCAGCGAGGCGATCGTCGACCTGACCGAGTGGCTGGGCGAGATCGTCCGGCAGACCGACTCGAGCCTGCTCGACGAGTGGGAGCAGCTCGTCGACCCGAACCGCCCGGACGCGCCGGCCCAGGTGGACGCCGCGCCCCGACCGCTGACCGCCAACACCCGAGCCTTCACGGTGCTGGTGCGCAACGCGCTCTTCCGGCGGGTCGAGCTGGCTGCCCTGCGCCGCTGGGGCGACCTGGGCGCCCTCGACGAGGGGGCCGGCTGGGACGCCGAGCGCTGGCGCGCGGCCCTCGACCCGTACTTCGACGACCATGACGACATCGGCACCGGGCCCGACGCGCGCGGTCCGCAGCTGCTCCAGGTCGAGAAGACGTCGGCGACCTGGCGGGTCCGGCAGGTCCTGGACGACCCGGCGGGGGACCACGACTGGAGCATCGAGGCGGACGTCGACCTCGCGGCGTCCGACGAGGCGGGCACCGCCGTGGTCACTCTGCGGAACGTGTCCCTCTCGTGA
- a CDS encoding FAD-dependent oxidoreductase, with the protein MKCVVVGAGAWGLPAAAELAGRGHEVVLVDRHGIANPLSSSPGPTRLWRLTHPDAVRVRLAQRSVEAMERLASRSGRTVHLRRGLLWRDDVSLPAVRAALDEVGVGHRVVAAADVATLFRGLRPDGRDAVWQEDAGPVLAAESMAAQAGLLAAAGGTVRTGQVVVDVRTTSGGVRLSFDDGSALDADVVVLAPGPGAAPLLEMVGLSIPLGPHLEQVVHFGEPSGGTATDDLPCLFDGPRLDGPRLDGHGPDGRDGVEPGLYAMPTPGRGYKVGLDRPLRDYVEGDLDRTPDEAVVAATRDRVARDLTGVPARVLDAQVCSWTDSPDRRFIIDTLPGGVVVACGDSGEGFKFSALMGIVLADLAEGQAPDPDVATFGAGRFAASAEPAGKHVLGR; encoded by the coding sequence GTGAAGTGCGTCGTGGTCGGGGCGGGTGCCTGGGGTCTGCCCGCCGCGGCGGAGCTGGCCGGTCGAGGGCACGAGGTCGTGCTGGTCGACCGGCACGGGATCGCCAACCCGCTGTCGTCGTCGCCCGGCCCGACCCGGCTGTGGCGGCTCACCCACCCCGACGCCGTGCGGGTGCGCCTGGCGCAGCGCAGCGTGGAGGCGATGGAGCGGTTGGCGAGCCGCAGCGGCCGGACCGTGCACCTGCGCCGTGGGCTGCTGTGGCGCGACGACGTGTCCCTGCCGGCCGTGCGGGCCGCCCTCGACGAGGTGGGGGTCGGTCACCGCGTGGTGGCCGCGGCGGACGTGGCGACGCTGTTCCGCGGCCTGCGCCCGGACGGCCGGGACGCCGTGTGGCAGGAGGACGCCGGCCCGGTCCTCGCGGCCGAGTCGATGGCGGCCCAGGCCGGACTGCTGGCGGCCGCCGGCGGGACCGTCCGGACCGGGCAGGTCGTGGTCGACGTCCGCACGACCAGCGGGGGAGTGCGGCTGTCCTTCGACGACGGCAGCGCCCTGGATGCCGACGTGGTGGTCCTCGCCCCGGGGCCGGGTGCAGCCCCGCTGCTCGAGATGGTGGGCCTGTCGATCCCGTTGGGTCCGCACCTGGAGCAGGTCGTGCACTTCGGTGAGCCGAGCGGCGGGACCGCCACGGACGACCTGCCCTGCCTCTTCGACGGTCCACGCCTCGACGGTCCACGTCTCGACGGGCACGGCCCCGACGGACGGGACGGCGTCGAGCCCGGCCTGTACGCGATGCCGACCCCGGGCCGTGGCTACAAGGTCGGTCTGGACCGTCCGCTGCGGGACTACGTGGAGGGCGACCTCGACCGGACCCCGGACGAGGCCGTGGTGGCGGCGACGCGCGACCGGGTGGCCCGCGACCTGACCGGCGTCCCGGCCCGCGTCCTGGACGCGCAGGTCTGCAGCTGGACGGACTCGCCGGACCGCCGTTTCATCATCGACACGCTGCCCGGCGGGGTCGTCGTCGCGTGCGGCGACAGCGGCGAGGGGTTCAAGTTCTCCGCGCTCATGGGCATCGTGCTGGCCGACCTCGCGGAGGGCCAGGCGCCGGACCCCGACGTCGCGACGTTCGGCGCCGGTCGGTTCGCCGCCTCCGCGGAGCCGGCCGGGAAGCACGTCCTCGGCCGCTAG